The Mesorhizobium loti genome includes a region encoding these proteins:
- a CDS encoding DMT family transporter, whose amino-acid sequence MAIAATSAPRGPMVLKDWGQLLLLGAIWGGSFFFARIAVAELHPLVLVLFRVAIAAIALQIYLGLRGPSFRLALPHAGLFFLLALTNNVVPFSLIFAGQTELGAGVASVLNATTPFWTLILANALTSDEKLSWNKLAGIALGIAGTAVMIGPGLLAGLGGPVWAKFALIGASLSYGVALMVARRFKGVPSPVIATGQLTASTIIMIPIVLLTYGPLGLFSASPPVWAAVLALALLSTAFAYILYFNLVASAGATNASLVTLVVPASAMLLGFLFLGERLELFEIGGVLLIGLGLITIDGRLLGRR is encoded by the coding sequence ATGGCGATAGCCGCGACATCAGCACCACGCGGGCCGATGGTGCTCAAGGACTGGGGGCAACTCCTGCTGCTCGGTGCGATCTGGGGCGGCTCGTTCTTCTTTGCCCGCATCGCGGTGGCGGAACTTCACCCGCTGGTGCTGGTGCTGTTTCGCGTCGCCATCGCGGCAATTGCGCTACAGATCTATCTCGGCCTGCGTGGCCCGTCCTTCCGCCTCGCGCTTCCGCATGCAGGCCTGTTCTTCCTGCTGGCGCTCACCAACAATGTCGTGCCCTTCTCGCTGATCTTCGCCGGCCAGACAGAGCTTGGCGCCGGCGTCGCCTCGGTGCTCAACGCGACGACGCCGTTCTGGACGCTGATCCTCGCCAATGCACTGACATCGGACGAAAAGCTCTCCTGGAACAAGCTCGCCGGCATTGCGCTCGGCATCGCCGGCACGGCTGTGATGATCGGCCCCGGCCTGCTTGCCGGGCTCGGCGGCCCGGTCTGGGCCAAGTTCGCGCTGATCGGCGCTTCGCTGTCCTATGGCGTCGCGCTGATGGTCGCCCGCCGCTTCAAGGGCGTGCCCTCGCCGGTCATCGCGACCGGACAGTTGACGGCCTCGACCATCATCATGATCCCGATCGTGCTCTTGACCTACGGTCCATTGGGTCTGTTCTCGGCCTCGCCGCCGGTCTGGGCGGCGGTGCTGGCGCTGGCGCTTTTGTCCACCGCCTTCGCCTACATCCTCTATTTCAACCTCGTCGCCTCGGCCGGCGCCACCAACGCCTCGCTGGTCACGCTTGTCGTGCCGGCCAGCGCGATGCTGCTCGGTTTTCTCTTCCTTGGCGAACGGCTGGAACTGTTCGAGATTGGCGGCGTGTTGCTGATCGGACTCGGTCTCATCACGATCGACGGACGGCTGCTTGGTCGACGTTAG
- a CDS encoding DUF2293 domain-containing protein, translating into MTAPTGRRRAIAKALTVLLPLAPYADMEKIRTDAGAVHMKTLPPGIAVWLAAIAHIRHMHTDYEKLLAEGYDRDSARFFVIEQTNIVLTRWRATRLLDADDEED; encoded by the coding sequence ATGACAGCGCCAACCGGCCGCCGCCGCGCCATCGCCAAGGCGCTGACCGTACTTCTGCCGCTGGCGCCCTATGCCGACATGGAGAAGATCCGCACCGACGCCGGCGCGGTTCACATGAAGACGTTGCCGCCGGGCATCGCCGTATGGCTGGCGGCCATTGCCCATATCCGCCACATGCACACCGACTACGAAAAGCTGCTCGCCGAAGGTTACGACCGCGACTCGGCGCGTTTCTTCGTCATCGAGCAGACCAACATCGTGCTCACCCGCTGGCGCGCGACACGCCTGCTCGACGCGGATGACGAGGAGGATTGA
- a CDS encoding lytic murein transglycosylase — protein sequence MRLRSRALAALFLCATAWPVMAQECGGDFETWKQAVAVEAKAAGVGPVGLDALEDATIDDKVLARDRAQGVFTQTFIEFSNRMISAYRLKQGAANLKKYADVFARADQQFGVQAPIIAAFWALETDFGAVQGDFHTLSALVTLSHDCRRPQLFRPQLIPLLELIDRGVVPADVRGAWAGEIGQTQILPSDYLARGVDGDGDGKVDLRGSVPDVIMTTANKVLSRGWKRDEPWIEEVRVPEDMPWDQTGRTNKLPLSQWAQWGVTNPDGTPLIDNGLKAGLALPMGRKGPAFLAYDNFDVYLEWNQSFTYALTAANLAARLAGAKQFDPRNPETGLNNEQMKALQTKLEARGYDVGTVDGILGTNTREAIRKEQMRLGLPVDGWPTPELLGKL from the coding sequence ATGCGACTGCGTTCTCGAGCCCTCGCGGCGCTGTTCCTGTGCGCCACGGCTTGGCCTGTCATGGCGCAGGAATGCGGCGGCGACTTCGAAACCTGGAAGCAGGCCGTGGCAGTGGAAGCCAAGGCGGCTGGCGTCGGCCCCGTCGGTCTCGACGCGCTGGAGGATGCCACCATCGACGACAAGGTTCTGGCACGTGATCGCGCCCAGGGCGTCTTCACCCAGACCTTCATTGAATTCTCCAACCGCATGATCTCGGCCTACCGACTGAAGCAAGGCGCGGCAAACCTGAAGAAATACGCCGACGTCTTCGCCCGTGCCGACCAGCAGTTCGGCGTCCAGGCGCCGATCATCGCCGCCTTCTGGGCGCTGGAGACCGATTTCGGCGCTGTGCAGGGCGATTTCCACACACTGAGCGCCCTGGTGACGCTGTCGCATGATTGCCGCCGCCCGCAACTGTTCCGGCCTCAGTTGATACCGCTTCTGGAACTGATCGATCGCGGCGTGGTGCCGGCCGACGTCAGGGGTGCCTGGGCCGGCGAGATCGGCCAGACCCAGATCCTGCCTTCCGACTACCTGGCGCGCGGCGTCGACGGCGACGGCGACGGCAAGGTCGACCTGCGCGGCAGCGTGCCGGACGTGATCATGACCACCGCCAACAAGGTGCTGTCGCGCGGTTGGAAACGCGACGAGCCCTGGATCGAGGAAGTCCGCGTGCCCGAAGACATGCCGTGGGACCAGACCGGGCGCACCAACAAGCTGCCGCTGTCACAGTGGGCGCAATGGGGCGTCACCAACCCCGACGGCACGCCGCTGATCGACAACGGCCTCAAGGCCGGCCTGGCGCTGCCCATGGGTCGCAAGGGGCCTGCCTTCCTCGCCTATGACAATTTCGACGTCTATCTCGAGTGGAACCAGTCCTTCACCTATGCGCTGACCGCGGCAAACCTCGCCGCCCGGCTGGCGGGGGCAAAACAGTTCGACCCGCGCAATCCCGAGACCGGTCTCAACAACGAGCAGATGAAGGCGCTGCAAACCAAGCTCGAAGCCAGGGGCTACGATGTCGGCACCGTCGACGGCATTTTGGGCACCAACACCCGAGAAGCCATCCGCAAGGAGCAGATGCGGCTAGGTTTGCCGGTGGATGGCTGGCCAACGCCGGAGCTTTTGGGGAAATTGTAG
- a CDS encoding ornithine decarboxylase has product MQRFENAREAALALRPDDPVYCFRPQVLMADARQFMGMFPGKTAYAVKTNGEQIVLKTLVEAGVNAFDVASPGEFAAVRAVSPDAEMLYMHPVKAQSDIKLALEKYAIRVISLDHEDEITKLTRVVRALDIDPGSISVFVRIQTKGSAAYELSKKFGAGPAYAVELAERLNRTGYKVGLCFHVGSQIEDPDTYERALASADWVRNRLTFDIAGLDVGGGFPAEYGHDPNRKLIEMPSLGQIMSRLSGDLKEYQFDQMPLVAEPGRVIVARCLSLIVRVLLRKGKRLYINDGIWASLSDSWTGKITLPARFIPDPAIRSRNGEEKNIVPFKVCGATCDSVDILSRPFWLPETVDTGDWIEIGHIGAYSLSLRTRFNGFYPDTFVEVTTPFDEGDAPQGFASLETMAD; this is encoded by the coding sequence ATGCAGCGATTCGAGAATGCCCGCGAGGCGGCACTGGCGCTTCGCCCGGACGATCCGGTCTATTGCTTCCGCCCGCAGGTGCTGATGGCGGATGCCAGGCAGTTCATGGGCATGTTCCCCGGCAAGACCGCCTATGCGGTCAAGACCAATGGCGAGCAGATCGTGCTGAAGACCTTGGTCGAGGCCGGCGTCAACGCTTTCGACGTCGCTTCGCCGGGCGAGTTCGCCGCCGTACGCGCAGTCTCTCCCGATGCCGAGATGCTCTACATGCATCCGGTCAAGGCGCAGTCGGACATCAAGCTGGCGCTGGAGAAATACGCCATCCGTGTCATTTCGCTCGACCATGAGGACGAGATCACCAAGCTGACACGGGTGGTGCGGGCTCTCGACATCGATCCGGGCTCGATCAGCGTGTTCGTGCGCATCCAGACGAAAGGATCGGCCGCCTACGAACTGTCGAAGAAATTCGGCGCCGGGCCGGCCTATGCCGTCGAACTCGCCGAGCGGCTGAACCGTACCGGCTACAAGGTTGGCCTGTGCTTCCATGTCGGCAGCCAGATCGAGGATCCCGACACCTATGAACGAGCGCTGGCCTCAGCCGATTGGGTGCGCAACCGGCTGACCTTCGATATTGCCGGGCTCGATGTCGGTGGCGGTTTCCCCGCCGAATACGGCCACGATCCCAACCGCAAGCTGATCGAGATGCCGTCGCTCGGCCAGATCATGTCGCGGCTGTCGGGCGATCTGAAGGAGTATCAGTTCGACCAGATGCCGCTGGTGGCCGAGCCGGGCAGGGTGATCGTGGCGCGCTGCCTGTCGCTGATCGTGCGGGTGCTGCTGCGCAAGGGCAAGCGGCTCTACATCAACGACGGCATCTGGGCCTCGCTGTCGGATTCATGGACCGGCAAGATCACGTTGCCAGCGCGTTTCATTCCCGATCCGGCGATCCGCTCGCGCAATGGCGAGGAGAAGAACATCGTGCCGTTCAAGGTCTGCGGCGCGACCTGCGATTCCGTCGACATCCTGTCGCGGCCGTTCTGGCTGCCGGAAACCGTCGACACCGGCGACTGGATCGAGATCGGCCATATCGGCGCCTATTCGCTGTCGCTGAGGACCCGCTTCAACGGCTTTTACCCCGACACCTTTGTCGAGGTGACGACACCGTTCGATGAAGGCGACGCGCCGCAGGGGTTTGCGAGTCTGGAGACGATGGCGGATTAG
- a CDS encoding type II toxin-antitoxin system RelE/ParE family toxin: protein MIVGFRDEWLRAFFVEDTHSRNIPSDLESRLFRKLQMIDDAMIDQDLRVPPSNHFEKLRGNLEGFHSIRVNKQWRLVFHWNGGRGEASDIYLDDHSYR from the coding sequence ATGATCGTCGGCTTTAGGGATGAATGGCTGCGGGCCTTCTTTGTGGAAGACACCCATTCTCGCAACATTCCGTCCGACCTCGAAAGCCGTTTGTTCCGCAAGCTCCAGATGATTGACGACGCGATGATCGATCAGGACTTGCGTGTGCCGCCCAGCAACCATTTCGAGAAGCTGCGCGGCAATCTCGAAGGCTTCCATTCGATACGCGTCAACAAGCAATGGCGGCTGGTCTTCCACTGGAACGGCGGCCGCGGTGAGGCGTCGGACATCTATCTCGACGACCACAGCTATAGGTGA
- the metF gene encoding methylenetetrahydrofolate reductase [NAD(P)H] — translation MNQFRFSRRPDIGDKVRVSFEFFPPKTDEMEARLWETVTRLEPLKPKFVSVTYGAGGSTRERTARTVKRILTETAIPAAAHLTCVGATRDEVDAVIQDYKSIGINRFVALRGDPASGVGEPYRPHPGGYENGAELVAGLKAIADFDISVAAYPEKHPQSPDFATDIEMLKRKVDNGATRAITQFFFDNDLYERYVERVRRAGIYIPIVPGIQPVHSFRQVANFSARAGAHVPGWLAERFEGLDRDPQTHALVASAVAAEQVMDLVERGVGDFHFYTMNRADLVFAICHMIGIRSHDAETAGSAAA, via the coding sequence ATGAACCAGTTCCGCTTTTCCCGCCGCCCCGACATCGGGGACAAGGTCCGGGTTTCCTTCGAATTCTTCCCGCCGAAGACAGACGAGATGGAAGCAAGGCTGTGGGAGACGGTCACAAGGCTGGAGCCGCTGAAGCCGAAATTCGTCTCGGTGACCTACGGCGCCGGCGGCTCGACGCGGGAGCGCACCGCACGCACTGTAAAGCGCATCCTGACGGAAACCGCTATTCCCGCCGCGGCGCATCTGACCTGTGTCGGGGCAACGCGCGACGAGGTCGATGCGGTCATCCAGGATTACAAGTCGATCGGCATCAACCGGTTTGTGGCGCTGCGCGGCGACCCGGCTTCCGGCGTCGGCGAGCCCTATCGGCCGCATCCCGGTGGCTACGAGAATGGCGCGGAACTCGTCGCCGGGCTCAAGGCGATCGCGGATTTCGACATCTCCGTCGCGGCCTATCCGGAAAAGCATCCGCAAAGCCCCGATTTCGCCACCGACATCGAGATGCTGAAACGCAAGGTCGACAATGGCGCGACGCGGGCGATCACCCAGTTCTTCTTCGACAATGATCTCTACGAGCGCTATGTCGAGCGCGTCCGCCGCGCCGGCATCTACATTCCCATCGTGCCGGGTATCCAGCCGGTCCACAGTTTCAGGCAGGTCGCGAACTTTTCCGCGAGGGCGGGCGCGCATGTGCCCGGCTGGCTGGCGGAGCGGTTCGAGGGCCTTGACCGAGACCCGCAGACGCATGCGCTGGTGGCCTCGGCGGTGGCGGCCGAACAGGTCATGGACCTGGTCGAGCGCGGCGTCGGCGATTTCCACTTCTACACCATGAACCGGGCCGACCTGGTCTTTGCCATTTGCCACATGATCGGCATCCGGTCGCACGACGCGGAGACGGCGGGTTCTGCCGCGGCATGA
- a CDS encoding glycoside hydrolase family 25 protein, translating to MRRLAALFMLTLLGACSTVDDLSPLSPSASSSPTVAVRAPRFADSKPHEWESGAPWNYAVHGTDVSKYQTSVDWPAARASGISFAFIKATEGGDRFDEYFNEHWTRTKANGIPRAAYHFYYFCTPAAVQARWFIRNVPVDRSAMPPVLDMEWNPQSPTCRLRPDAATVRAEMTTFLEIVERHYGKKPIIYTSVDFFDDNELSSFRGYPYWLRSVAGHPREKYGSHPFTFWQYTGTGIIPGMPGKADINVFNGSEAAWNKWLRQNTR from the coding sequence ATGCGTCGTCTTGCGGCCCTTTTCATGCTGACACTGCTTGGCGCCTGCTCGACCGTGGACGATCTCTCGCCGCTGTCGCCGTCCGCGTCGAGCAGCCCGACGGTTGCCGTGCGCGCGCCGCGCTTCGCTGATTCCAAGCCGCATGAGTGGGAAAGCGGCGCGCCCTGGAACTATGCCGTCCACGGCACCGATGTCTCCAAATACCAGACCTCGGTGGACTGGCCGGCGGCCAGGGCCAGCGGCATCTCCTTCGCCTTCATCAAGGCGACCGAGGGCGGCGACCGTTTCGACGAGTATTTCAACGAGCATTGGACCCGCACGAAGGCGAACGGGATCCCGCGCGCCGCCTACCATTTCTACTATTTCTGCACCCCGGCCGCCGTGCAGGCGCGCTGGTTCATCCGCAACGTCCCTGTCGATCGCTCGGCAATGCCGCCGGTTCTCGACATGGAATGGAACCCGCAATCGCCGACCTGCAGGCTGCGTCCCGACGCCGCCACGGTGCGCGCGGAGATGACCACCTTCCTTGAAATCGTCGAACGCCACTACGGCAAGAAGCCGATCATCTACACCTCGGTCGACTTCTTCGACGACAACGAACTGTCGAGCTTCCGCGGCTATCCCTATTGGCTGCGCTCCGTCGCCGGCCATCCGCGTGAGAAATACGGCAGCCACCCCTTCACCTTCTGGCAGTACACCGGAACCGGCATCATTCCCGGCATGCCCGGCAAGGCCGACATCAATGTCTTCAACGGCAGCGAAGCCGCCTGGAACAAGTGGCTGCGGCAGAACACCCGTTGA
- a CDS encoding D-amino acid aminotransferase, giving the protein MSQTTAIQDEKQLPVVGDRHVDPHSYPDGIAFLDGQYLPMSQAKISVLDWGFLHSDATYDTVHVWNGRFFRLDLHLDRFFGGLEKLRMAIPFDRDGVAEILHNCVALSGHRAAYVEMLCTRGASPTFSRDPRQAVNRFMAFAVPFGSVANAEQLQRGLRVAISDKVRIPPASIDPAIKNYHWLDLVRGLYDAYDRGAETALILDFNGNVAEGPGFNVFCVRDGKLSTPAIGVLPGITRRTVFDLCAEEGLAATATDVSVAALREADEVFITSTAGGIMPVTVIDGALVADGKVGPITSRLMALYWQKHDDPAWSSQVNYPR; this is encoded by the coding sequence ATGAGCCAGACGACGGCAATACAGGACGAGAAGCAACTGCCCGTGGTTGGCGACCGCCATGTCGACCCGCACTCCTACCCCGACGGCATTGCCTTTCTCGACGGTCAGTACCTGCCGATGTCGCAGGCCAAGATCTCGGTGCTGGACTGGGGGTTTCTGCATTCCGACGCCACCTACGACACCGTGCATGTCTGGAATGGCCGCTTCTTCCGCCTCGACTTGCATCTCGACCGCTTCTTCGGCGGGCTGGAAAAGCTGCGCATGGCGATCCCCTTCGACCGCGACGGCGTGGCCGAAATCCTGCACAATTGCGTGGCGCTGTCCGGCCATCGCGCCGCCTATGTCGAAATGCTGTGCACGCGCGGCGCCTCGCCGACCTTCAGCCGCGACCCGCGCCAGGCGGTCAACCGCTTCATGGCGTTCGCCGTGCCGTTCGGCTCGGTCGCCAACGCCGAGCAATTGCAGCGCGGCCTGCGCGTTGCCATCAGCGACAAGGTGCGCATTCCGCCGGCCTCGATCGACCCGGCGATCAAGAACTACCACTGGCTCGATCTGGTGCGCGGTCTCTATGACGCCTATGACCGCGGCGCCGAGACAGCGCTCATCCTCGACTTCAACGGCAATGTCGCCGAAGGTCCGGGCTTCAACGTCTTCTGCGTCAGGGATGGCAAACTGTCGACGCCTGCCATCGGCGTGCTGCCCGGCATCACCAGACGCACCGTCTTCGATCTCTGCGCCGAAGAAGGTCTTGCCGCCACCGCGACCGATGTCAGCGTCGCCGCACTGCGCGAGGCGGACGAGGTCTTCATCACGTCAACCGCGGGCGGCATCATGCCGGTCACGGTCATTGATGGCGCCCTGGTCGCCGATGGCAAGGTCGGGCCGATCACCAGCCGGCTGATGGCACTTTACTGGCAGAAGCACGACGATCCGGCATGGTCGTCCCAGGTGAATTATCCCCGATAA
- a CDS encoding metalloregulator ArsR/SmtB family transcription factor gives MHVSLDTMVDTLKAAAESSRLRILALLSRGDLTVSDLTEILGQSQPRVSRHLKLLLEAGLIGRYQEGSWAFFRLSDADSARDFVMGLVSGIRGADPQVERDLERLASVKRKRQDRAVEYFSVNAASWDHIRSLHVPDRAVEAAMLKLVGKRPFQSMLDLGTGTGRLLEIFSPLYRRGVGIDMSREMLTVARANLDKAGVSNAQVRQGDIFAPPVERDAFDLVTIHQVLHYLDDPARAIREAARLLRPAGRLVIVDFAPHALEFLREEHAHMRLGFSDRQIADWFSEAGLDLEDAQEFEPRGGNEARLTVKLWLGRDRRLLIADPSNDTRQTKANSIGEIA, from the coding sequence ATGCATGTCTCGCTCGACACCATGGTGGACACGTTGAAGGCGGCGGCCGAATCCAGCCGGCTGCGCATATTGGCACTGTTGTCGCGCGGCGACCTCACCGTTTCCGATCTTACCGAAATTCTCGGCCAGTCGCAGCCGCGCGTTTCGCGGCACCTGAAGCTCTTGCTGGAGGCCGGGTTGATCGGCCGCTACCAGGAAGGTTCGTGGGCCTTCTTCCGCCTGTCGGACGCGGATTCCGCGCGTGACTTCGTCATGGGGCTGGTTTCCGGCATTCGCGGTGCCGATCCGCAGGTCGAGCGCGATCTCGAGCGTCTGGCCTCGGTCAAGCGCAAGCGGCAGGACCGGGCGGTCGAGTATTTTTCCGTGAATGCGGCAAGCTGGGATCATATCCGCTCGCTGCATGTTCCGGACCGCGCCGTCGAGGCCGCGATGCTGAAACTTGTCGGCAAGCGGCCGTTCCAGTCGATGCTCGATCTCGGCACCGGCACCGGGCGGTTGCTCGAAATCTTCTCGCCACTCTATCGGCGTGGTGTCGGCATCGACATGTCGCGCGAGATGCTGACCGTGGCGCGCGCCAATCTCGACAAGGCCGGCGTTTCGAATGCGCAGGTGCGGCAGGGCGATATCTTCGCGCCGCCGGTCGAGCGCGATGCCTTCGACCTCGTCACCATCCATCAGGTGCTGCACTATCTCGACGATCCCGCCCGCGCCATCCGCGAGGCGGCGCGGCTTCTGCGTCCAGCGGGGCGGCTGGTCATCGTCGATTTCGCGCCGCATGCGCTGGAATTCCTGCGCGAGGAGCACGCGCATATGCGGCTCGGCTTTTCCGACCGGCAGATCGCCGACTGGTTTTCGGAAGCCGGCCTCGATCTTGAGGATGCCCAGGAATTCGAGCCGCGCGGCGGCAATGAGGCCAGGCTCACCGTGAAACTCTGGCTTGGCCGCGATCGGCGCCTGCTGATTGCCGATCCTTCCAACGACACAAGGCAGACCAAAGCGAACTCGATAGGGGAAATCGCATGA
- a CDS encoding class I SAM-dependent methyltransferase, translating to MSTTELPASPEFKANHAELMDGVYRWQRHIYDLTRKYYLLGRDRLISGLDVPVGGSVLELGCGTGRNIILAARRYPDARFYGLDISTEMLETASAAIAREGLVDRVTLAQGDATAFDAKALFGRNGFDRVFVSYSLSMIPGWEKTVSAALAALSPNGSLHIVDFGQQEGLPGWFRTLLRGWLKKFHVAPRESLREVLESGSRRTGASFRFRTLYRGYAWLAVIGIAI from the coding sequence ATGAGCACCACCGAGCTGCCGGCCAGCCCCGAATTCAAGGCCAATCATGCCGAACTGATGGACGGCGTCTACCGCTGGCAGCGCCACATCTATGACCTGACCCGCAAATACTACCTGCTTGGCCGCGACCGGTTGATATCAGGCCTCGACGTGCCTGTCGGCGGCAGCGTGCTTGAACTCGGCTGCGGCACCGGGCGCAACATCATCCTGGCTGCCCGCCGCTATCCCGACGCCCGCTTCTACGGCCTCGACATCTCGACCGAAATGCTGGAGACGGCCAGCGCTGCGATTGCCCGCGAAGGCCTGGTCGATCGTGTCACGCTCGCCCAGGGCGACGCCACGGCATTCGATGCCAAGGCGCTGTTCGGACGCAATGGCTTCGATCGCGTCTTCGTGTCCTATTCGCTGTCGATGATCCCCGGCTGGGAAAAAACTGTATCGGCGGCACTTGCCGCTCTGTCGCCGAACGGTTCGCTGCACATTGTCGACTTCGGCCAGCAGGAAGGCCTGCCCGGCTGGTTCCGGACCTTGCTGCGCGGCTGGCTGAAAAAGTTCCACGTCGCGCCGCGTGAATCGCTGCGCGAGGTCCTGGAATCGGGATCCCGGCGAACCGGCGCAAGCTTCCGTTTCCGCACGCTTTATCGCGGTTATGCCTGGCTGGCGGTGATCGGGATCGCCATCTGA
- the tsaA gene encoding tRNA (N6-threonylcarbamoyladenosine(37)-N6)-methyltransferase TrmO — protein sequence MTETREMFEEREGEQRLEIDPALMRPDGGVVFIGRIASPWTTRETCPKNMRSARETGQPAVLTIDAPYRRGLQGLERASHVIILSWLHHAPRTLIVQKPRHAAEAKGVFSLRSPARPNPIGLHIARLIAVDIGTGRIDLDAIDVLDGTPVIDLKPYFASTDAIAEATIEGRDELDRIRR from the coding sequence ATGACCGAAACGCGTGAGATGTTCGAGGAGCGCGAAGGCGAGCAGAGGCTGGAGATCGATCCGGCGCTGATGCGGCCTGATGGCGGCGTGGTCTTCATCGGCCGCATCGCCTCGCCATGGACGACGCGAGAGACTTGCCCGAAGAACATGCGCAGTGCACGCGAGACCGGACAACCGGCAGTGCTGACAATAGACGCGCCCTATCGCCGTGGCCTGCAGGGGCTGGAGCGCGCCAGCCACGTCATCATCCTGTCCTGGCTGCATCACGCGCCCAGGACTCTGATTGTGCAGAAACCGCGCCATGCGGCTGAAGCGAAAGGCGTATTTTCGCTGCGCTCCCCTGCCCGCCCCAACCCCATCGGGCTGCACATCGCCAGGCTGATTGCCGTCGACATCGGCACCGGCCGCATCGATCTCGACGCCATCGACGTGCTCGATGGCACGCCGGTCATCGACCTAAAACCCTATTTCGCCTCGACCGACGCCATTGCCGAGGCGACCATCGAAGGGCGCGACGAGCTCGATCGGATCCGGCGATGA
- a CDS encoding HigA family addiction module antidote protein, whose translation MLMTARKPATVGEILTEEFMQPLDLTQQALAEAMGVQRKHVNELCNDRRNVTAATALILARVFGNSPDFWLNVQRRSDLWQVMNSPDERARVDRAKPLATAA comes from the coding sequence ATGTTGATGACCGCACGCAAGCCAGCAACGGTTGGCGAAATTCTCACGGAAGAATTCATGCAGCCGCTCGACCTGACGCAGCAGGCTTTGGCCGAGGCGATGGGGGTCCAGCGCAAGCATGTGAACGAATTGTGCAACGACCGCCGCAACGTGACGGCGGCGACCGCGCTCATTCTGGCGCGGGTATTCGGCAACAGCCCGGACTTCTGGTTGAACGTACAGCGCCGCAGCGATCTTTGGCAGGTCATGAACTCGCCCGACGAGCGGGCGCGGGTTGATCGCGCCAAGCCTTTGGCGACAGCAGCATAG
- a CDS encoding DUF3419 family protein: MAERYPLAAKQMGNHFAMTDVSADLVFRRGKEVGKAVYQNRPLSKAGISARLFAFLFSGLVYPQIWEDPDVDMEAMQLGQGHRVVTIASGGCNILAYLTRSPARVDAVDLNAAHIALNRMKLEAVRHLPSQGDLFRFFGAADTSHNSAAYDRFIAPHLDPVSRHYWERRNWRGARRIAVFDRNFYQTGLLGLFIAMGHRTGKFFGVDPAGIMQAKNIGEQRRFFNEELAPVFDKKLLKWATSRKASLFGLGIPPAQYDSLITSGDGTMASVLKARLEKLACDFPLENNYFAWQAFARRYPNPGEAALPAYLEKQNYETIRGNVDRVAIHHANLIEFLAGKDAGAVDRFVLLDAQDWMTDDQLNALWAEITRTASAGARVIFRTAAEPSLLPGRVSSSLLDQWDYQDEASREFSARDRSAIYGGFHLYVKRAA; this comes from the coding sequence ATCGCTGAGCGCTACCCGCTTGCGGCAAAGCAAATGGGGAATCACTTTGCCATGACGGACGTTTCCGCAGATCTGGTTTTTCGCCGCGGCAAGGAAGTTGGAAAGGCCGTCTACCAGAACCGCCCGCTGTCGAAGGCCGGCATTTCAGCGCGGCTGTTCGCCTTCCTGTTTTCCGGCCTCGTCTATCCGCAGATCTGGGAAGACCCTGATGTCGACATGGAGGCAATGCAGCTTGGCCAGGGTCACCGCGTCGTCACCATCGCCTCGGGCGGCTGCAACATCCTGGCCTACCTCACCCGCTCGCCGGCACGGGTCGACGCCGTCGACCTCAACGCCGCGCACATCGCGCTGAACCGCATGAAGCTGGAGGCGGTACGCCATTTGCCTTCGCAGGGCGACCTGTTCCGCTTCTTCGGCGCCGCCGACACCAGCCACAATTCGGCAGCCTACGACCGTTTCATCGCGCCGCATCTCGATCCGGTCAGCCGTCACTATTGGGAGCGGCGCAACTGGCGTGGCGCCAGGCGCATCGCCGTTTTCGACCGCAATTTCTACCAGACCGGCCTGCTCGGCCTGTTCATCGCCATGGGCCACCGCACGGGAAAATTCTTTGGCGTCGACCCCGCCGGCATCATGCAGGCCAAGAACATCGGCGAGCAGCGCCGCTTCTTCAACGAGGAGCTGGCGCCGGTCTTCGACAAGAAGCTTTTGAAATGGGCGACGTCGCGAAAGGCCTCGCTGTTCGGCCTCGGCATTCCACCGGCGCAGTACGATTCGCTGATCACCTCCGGTGATGGCACCATGGCCAGTGTGCTGAAAGCCCGGCTGGAAAAGCTCGCTTGCGATTTTCCGTTGGAGAACAACTACTTCGCCTGGCAGGCCTTCGCCCGACGCTATCCGAACCCCGGCGAGGCCGCCCTGCCCGCCTACCTCGAAAAACAGAATTACGAGACCATCCGCGGCAATGTCGACCGCGTCGCCATCCACCACGCCAATCTGATTGAATTCCTCGCCGGCAAGGACGCCGGCGCGGTCGACCGCTTCGTCCTGCTCGATGCGCAGGACTGGATGACCGATGACCAGCTCAACGCCCTGTGGGCGGAAATCACCCGCACCGCTTCGGCCGGCGCCCGCGTCATCTTCCGCACCGCCGCCGAGCCCAGCCTGTTGCCGGGCCGCGTCTCCAGCTCGCTGCTTGACCAGTGGGACTATCAGGACGAGGCTTCGCGGGAATTTTCGGCCCGCGACCGCTCGGCCATCTATGGCGGCTTCCACCTCTATGTGAAGCGCGCCGCATGA